The following coding sequences lie in one Danio rerio strain Tuebingen ecotype United States chromosome 25, GRCz12tu, whole genome shotgun sequence genomic window:
- the hyal6 gene encoding hyaluronoglucosaminidase 6 (The RefSeq protein has 3 substitutions compared to this genomic sequence), which produces MALIGFLVVAVCGLLVAWADQLKQARTPLLPHRPFVVVWNAPTESCRLRFKVDLDLSVFDIVANHNETLSGPNVTIFYHSHLGYYPYYTSSETPINGGLPQNQSLSKHLSKARADIDKLIPIKDFHGLGVIDWENWRPQWVRNWGSKDIYRNKSKELIRKLHPGWPQSKVENEAKEVFERAGQVFMNSTLLLAESRRPHGLWGFYLFPDCYNYGYKQHPFRYTGECPNIEHVRNDHLMWLWKESTALYPSIYLDCELKSSTNTVKFVHYRVKEAMRIASIARNDYTLPVFVYSRPFYAYTFVVLSESDLVHTIGESAALGAAGVVLWGSSEYARSQRNCLTVKKYIDGPLGHYVINVTSAAKLCSKALCKKNGKCVRKSLDSGAYLHLNPRFFNIRLNQGIRGPCFYVSGHLNNLDILDMKQKFTCQCYQGWTGIYCEMPQMAEPLPPHPRDSILGELLFVLSLHFSCLSVIMFLGLCLLIKCLIL; this is translated from the exons ATGGCGCTGATTGGATTTCTGGTGGTGGCAGTGTGTGGATTGCTGGTTGCTTGGGCCGATCAGTTGAAGCAAGCTCGGACGCCATTGTTACCTCATCGCCCATTTGTGGTGGTGTGGAACGCACCTACTGAATCCTGCCGTCTTCGATTTAAG GTGGATTTGGACCTTAGTGTTTTTGACATCGTTGCTAACCACAATGAGACCTTGAGTGGCCCCAACGTCACAATCTTTTACCACAGTCACCTGGGTTACTACCCTTACTACACAAGCTCTGAGACTCCTATCAATGGTGGCCTTCCTCAAAACCAAAGCCTGAGCAAACACCTCAGCAAAGCTCGAGCGGATATTGACAAGCTCATACCTATCAAGGACTTTCACGGTCTTGGCGTCATTGATTGGGAAAACTGGCGACCGCAGTGGGTGCGCAATTGGGGCTCGAAAGACATCTACCGAAACAAATCTAAGGAGCTTATAAGAAAGTTACACCCTGGCTGGCCACAAAGTAAGGTGGAAAATGAAGCAAAGGAGGTGTTTGAGAGGGCTGGACAAGTGTTTATGAACTCAACTCTACTGCTAGCTGAGAGTCGCCGACCTCATGGTCTTTGGGGATTTTACCTGTTTCCTGACTGTTACAACTACGGTTACAAGCAGCATCCATTGCGTTATACAGGAGAGTGTCCTAATATAGAGCATGTACGCAATGACCATCTGATGTGGTTGTGGAAGGAGAGTACAGCCCTATATCCTTCCATCTATCTAGACTATGAGCTGAAATCTTCGACTAATACTGTCAAATTTGTGCACTACCGTGTCAAGGAGGCCATGCGAATCGCTTCAATTGCCAGGAATGACTATACACTGCCAGTTTTTGTTTACTCCAGACCCTTCTATGCATACACGTTTGTTGTCCTATCAGAG aGTGACCTGGTCCACACCATTGGAGAGAGTGCAGCATTGGGGGCCGCTGGGGTGGTCCTGTGGGGGTCATCTGAGTATGCAAGATCTCAG AGAAACTGCTTGACAGTCAAGAAGTATATTGACGGTCCTCTTGGTCACTATGTGATCAATGTCACCTCTGCTGCTAAACTGTGCAGCAAGGCCTTGTGCAAGAAGAATGGCAAATGTGTCCGCAAGAGCTTGGACTCTGGGGCTTACCTGCACCTCAACCCTCGCTTCTTCAACATTCGCCTCAATCAAGGCATCCGTGGACCGCGTTTCTATGTCAGCGGCCACCTCAATAACCTCGACATCCTGGACATGAAGCAGAAGTTCACCTGCCAGTGTTACCAGGGCTGGACGGGCATCTACTGTGAGATGCCCCAGATGGCAGAGCCTCTCCCTCCCCACCCGAGAGACAGTATCCTGGGAGAACTACTGTTTGTCCTGTCCCTTCATTTCTCCTGCCTGTCTGTCATCATGTTCTTGGGTCTGTGTCTCCTTATTAAGTGTTTGATATTGTAA